One Pongo abelii isolate AG06213 chromosome 12, NHGRI_mPonAbe1-v2.0_pri, whole genome shotgun sequence DNA segment encodes these proteins:
- the LOC129056855 gene encoding uncharacterized protein LOC129056855, producing MSRKRIVRVHHSCAVCTPDTAGSEKYLIIHFLKSTFSKMLIKGFKVSGSAHRLNLLEEPKGAGSGLPKAHAAGLCVEGREDPGGTVFLPPVSSSSAGREDPSAIFPLPVSSSSAGREDPSAIFPLLVSSSSAGWEDPGAVFSPPVSSSSAGWKDPGISHTPAYGAQRLWKLELKEAAEFPSPHTWQAARLRQSARVHTPRRQHVYVRAPESTHLAGSASTSERPSPHLAGSASTSERPSPHTSQAARLRQSARVHTSQAARLRQSARVHTPRRQGVYLRAPESTPRRQRVYVRAPESTHLAGSASTSERPSPHTSQAARLRQSARVHTPRRQRVYVRAPESTHLAGSASTSERPSPHTSQAARLRQSARVHTPRRQRVYVRAPESTHLAGSASTSERPSPHLAGSASTSERPTPHTSQAARLPQSARLHTPRRQRVYLRAPDSTHLAGSASTSERPTPHTSQAARLRQSARLHTPRRQRVYVRAPESTQLAGSASTSERPSPHSSQAARLRQSARVHTPRRQRVYVRAPESTHFAGSASTSERPSPHTSQAARLRQSARLHTLRRQRVYVRAPESTHFAGSASTSERPTPHTSQAARLRQSARLHTPRRQRVYVRAPESTHLAGSAFTSERPSPHTSQAVHLHGNWIEALTFRSWLLLLPSGQRAHPLPSQTPEAPT from the exons ATGTCGAGGAAACGAATTGTCCGTGTCCACCACAGCTGTGCGGTCTGCACCCCAGATACAGCGGG GTCTGAGAAGTATTTAATTATCCATTTCTTAAAAAGCACATTTTCAAAGATGCTTATTAAAGGCTTTAAAGTAAGTGGCAGTGCTCATCGTCTGAACCTTCTGGAAGAGCCAAAGGGAGCAGGAAGCGGCCTCCCCAAGGCACACGCAGCCGGCCTGTGTGTGGAGG GACGGGAAGATCCCGGAGGCACTGTCTTCCTGCCGCCTGTGTCATCCTCTTCTGCAGGACGGGAAGATCCCAGTGCCATCTTCCCGCTGCCTGTGTCATCCTCTTCTGCAGGACGGGAAGATCCCAGTGCCATCTTCCCGCTGCTTGTGTCATCGTCTTCTGCAGGATGGGAAGATCCCGGCGCTGTCTTCTCGCCACCTGTGTCATCCTCTTCTGCAGGATGGAAAGATCCTGGCATCTCACACACCCCGGCTTATGGGGCTCAGAGGCTATG GAAACTGGAGTTGAAAGAAGCTGCAGAGTTCCCAAGTCCACACACCTGGCAGGCAGCACGTCTACGTCAGAGCGCCCGAGTCCACACACCTCGCAGGCAGCACGTCTACGTCAGAGCGCCCGAGTCCACACACCTCGCAGGCAGCGCGTCTACGTCAGAGCGCCCGAGTCCACACCTCGCAGGCAGCGCGTCTACGTCAGAGCGCCCGAGTCCACACACCTCGCAGGCAGCGCGTCTACGTCAGAGCGCCCGAGTCCACACCTCGCAGGCAGCGCGTCTACGTCAGAGCGCCCGAGTCCACACACCTCGCAGGCAGGGCGTCTACCTCAGAGCGCCCGAGTCCACACCTCGCAGGCAGCGCGTCTACGTCAGAGCGCCCGAGTCCACACACCTCGCAGGCAGCGCGTCTACCTCAGAGCGCCCGAGTCCACACACCTCGCAGGCAGCGCGTCTACGTCAGAGCGCCCGAGTCCACACACCTCGCAGGCAGCGCGTCTACGTCAGAGCGCCCGAGTCCACACACCTCGCAGGCAGCGCGTCTACGTCAGAGCGCCCGAGTCCACACACCTCGCAGGCAGCGCGTCTACGTCAGAGCGCCCGAGTCCACACACCTCGCAGGCAGCGCGTCTACGTCAGAGCGCCCGAGTCCACACACCTCGCAGGCAGCGCGTCTACGTCAGAGCGCCCGAGTCCACACCTCGCAGGCAGCGCGTCTACGTCAGAGCGCCCGACTCCACACACCTCGCAGGCAGCGCGTCTACCTCAGAGCGCCCGACTCCACACACCTCGCAGGCAGCGCGTCTACCTCAGAGCGCCCGACTCCACACACCTCGCAGGCAGCGCCTCTACGTCAGAGCGCCCGACTCCACACACCTCGCAGGCAGCGCGTCTGCGTCAGAGCGCCCGACTCCACACACCTCGCAGGCAGCGCGTCTACGTCAGAGCGCCCGAGTCCACACAGCTCGCAGGCAGCGCGTCTACGTCAGAGCGCCCGAGTCCACACAGCTCGCAGGCAGCGCGTCTACGTCAGAGCGCCCGAGTCCACACACCTCGCAGGCAGCGCGTTTACGTCAGAGCGCCCGAGTCCACACACTTCGCAGGCAGCGCGTCTACGTCAGAGCGCCCGAGTCCACACACTTCGCAGGCAGCGCGTCTACGTCAGAGCGCCCGACTCCACACACTTCGCAGGCAGCGCGTTTACGTCAGAGCGCCCGAGTCCACACACTTCGCAGGCAGCGCGTCTACCTCAGAGCGCCCGACTCCACACACCTCGCAGGCAGCGCGTCTACGTCAGAGCGCCCGACTCCACACACCTCGCAGGCAGCGCGTCTACGTCAGAGCGCCCGAGTCCACACACCTCGCAGGCAGCGCGTTTACGTCAGAGCGCCCGAGTCCACACACTTCGCAGGCAGTGCATTTACATGGAAATTGGATCGAGGCACTGACGTTTAGATCTTGGCTCCTGCTCCTGCCGTCTGGACAAAGGGCTCACCCGTTGCCATCTCAGACACCAGAGGCTCCCACTTGA